The Rubripirellula amarantea genome includes the window GATGCGATGGTGAGTTGGATTGATCTGTTGCCGACGTTGATCGACATCGGTGGCGGTCACGTTCCCGAGAAGTTGGACGGACGATCGTTCAAAGCGGTTCTAGACGGTGAATCCGATTCTCATCGCGATCGAATCTTTACCGTGCACAGCGGTGACCGAATGATGAACGTCTATCTGAGTCGCAGTGTTCGCACGGACCGTTACAAACTGATTTGGAATCCTCACCCCGAGTTCGCATTCACGACCCACATCGATCTGCTGCGGCGAACGACTTCCGGTGACTACTTCGAAGAATGGACACAGGCGGCGAAGACGGATGAGCACGCCGCGAAAGTGCTTGCCAGATACTACGGTCGTCCGGAATTCGAGCTGTTCGATCTGAAAAGCGATCCACACGAACTCAACAACCTCGCAGGCAATTCCGATCTGGCTGACGTGCAGCAAAGTTTGACGTCGGAGTTAAACGCGTGGATCCAAGAGCAGGGAGATCAGCTAACCGTCTTTCACGAGCCACTGATGTTGGACTCGCCGGAAACATGGGTCGCTCGAAAACGGTAATGGTGTCCTTGCCGCTAGGACTCGTCGTCTTGGTCTAGGTTATCGTCGATATCCTGGTCATCGAGAGGTTGTGGTATCGCCGGGTCTTCGGGGGCTCGTTTGCGAAGTTTGCGTTGCAGCGAGCGGCGGTGAATGCCCAACCGCCGAGCGGCTTCGGAGATGTTGTTGCCGCAGTCGGATAGGACTCGGTGAATGTGTTCCCACTCGTTGCGTGCCAAGCTGGGTGCCGGAAAGGCGAGTGCTCCATCGGGCACGGTGGGTTCTTCGCCTCGCACGAAGGCACCCAGGATGTCGTCGGTATCGGAAGGCTTGCTCAGGAAATTCACCGCGCCCGCACGGATCGCATCAATCGACGCCGGGATACTGCCGAAACCCGACAGCATAATGATCCGCGTGTCAGGCTTCATTTGCAGCAAACGACGCAACAGGTCCAAGCCGCTGCGGCCGGGCATTCGCAAATCAAGCACCGCCAAGTCGGTCGGACGGTGACGAAAGACCTCCACCGCTTCATCGAACGTGCCAGCGGTTTCAACGCGGAAGCCCCGTTGTTGCATTGCCAGGGCAAGACGCTCACGAAGGACGAACGTATCGTCGACCAACAGTATACTGTCGGCACCCACCATGGTGGCGTCGTAAACAGTCGTCGAAGCGTTGGTGTCGTTGTCCACTTGCAGAGCTCCTCGTCATTGGAATCGTGATCCATGACAGTCTACACGATCGGTAAGTCAAACGGAATCTATTGCGGCCGATACGAGCCAACAACGAGGCAATCGGCGGCTGGATTTCGCGAAAGTTCACGCAGACGTTCACGACCTAGCCAGCGAAGAAGCTCACTGCGATGTGCGTGATGATGTTCACGGCGATACTCGTGACGATCTTCGCAACGATGCTTACGGCGATGTGGCTGACAATCCAGGTCGTGCGGTGGCAAGTCGGTCGGACCCACCGACATGGCTAGTCGTGCGATTGCGAATCTGGATCGCGTTTGAGCGGAATGGTTACCGTGGCGGTGGTGCCTTGTCCAACTTTGGAATTGAAGTTTAAGGTTCCGCCGAGTTGCGAGATCACATTGCGGGTGAGAAAGAGTCCCAGCCCGATCCCGCGACCAGGTTCTTTGGTGGTAAAGAACGGATCGCTGGCCCGATGGAGCACTTCACTGCTCATTCCGTCGCCAGAATCGACCACCGTCAACTGCAATGTCTCGTCACTGACTTGCGAGGATAGCAGCACACGGCCTTCATTGCCGCTGGCGTCTAAACCATTGTGGATCAGATTGCGAACGGCCTGGGCGACGGCTTCTTGCGGAACCCAAAGGGCGGTTGATTCAACCGCCTCGGTCCCATCGGTGACATCCACGCGGTGGGGATCACGAATGCCTTCAAGCGTTGTATCGATCAGGTCGCCGACCGTCGTGCGGTCCCATCGCTGGGCCATCGAATCACCGGCCGCCGATCGCATCCGCTGCAGGATTTGACGGCACATGTCCAATTGAGCGTCGATCAATCGCAGATCAGTATCGACCGATTCGGGCTTGGCAACGTCTTCGAGGTGACGCGAAAGTTCTCGCACGATGACATCAATCGTCGAAAGTGGTGTCGCGAGTTCGTGCGCGGCTCCGGCGGCCAACGTTGTTAATCCCTCGAGTCGATGCGAAGCGGCCTGTTCAGCTTGGGCGATCAGCAGTTGCCGTTCGCGTGCACGAAGTTCACCGGCGGTCCGCGTGACGAAGTACGTCACCACACTGGCGCAAGTGGTGAACGCAAACAGCAATCCGACCCGCTGCAGATGGCTAATCGCACTGGGCATGGTTTCCACATCTAAGGGAAAGCTGAGTGCTGGGATGGATCGAGAAAGAAACAGCAAGCACGTGTAGCCGATGACCGCGGTCGCCGTCAGAATCCAAGCAGCTCGAGGGCGGATCATCACACCGCCAACGGCGAGGTTCACGAAGTAGAAGAACGTGAACGGGTTGCCCGCGCCGCCGCTAAGGTGCAACATCAACGTCAGGGTGATCAAATCCAGGACCATCAACCCCAAAGCAAGACCGTGCCGAACGCCCGAGGATTGATCGTCTTGAAACCGGGCGTGTCGCTGGGTGGGCCAACGCAGGGTGAACCCGTAGGCCACGTTCGTGACCGCTGTTAACAACACCAACAGAAACAGCGACTGGTACGGTAGTTCCACGTCGGTGAAAACGCGAGCGGCGATGATCGTTGCGAGTTGGCCCGCAACGGCAAAGGTCCGTAGATTCAGCAGCCACGTCGACGAACCCAACGGGGCGGGGGTGATCAGCGAGAAGCGTGATGGATCAGGCAAGAGCAGCGACTAGGGGGAAGGGCTACGAAGAGCGAGACCGCAGCAAATCAGTACGGCAAACCAATACGGCGAATCATTACAGCAAAGCGAACCGCGATGCCCGCGCCGACTAGTTTTCGTGCCGACGGCTAAGTTCGTCGCGAAGTTGGGCGGCGAGTTCGTATTGTTCGTGCTCGACCGCTTCGGCGAGTTTTTCCTTTAGCGTTTGCCCGACGTGGTATTCGGTTCGCAGCGATTCGCGAAGGTCGACCAAACGCGTGACCAGTTCGTCTTCGTCGAAGTGTTCTTCGGCTTCGTGTTTGATGAAAAACGCGCGCATGATTTCCAGTCCAGCGTTAATCGCTTGAACGGCATCTTCGGCGGTCTCGCCGTCTTCCTCTTCCAAGTGCCCGAGCGCATCGGCTTGCGTACGATGGAACAGCACAAATGGTCGATATTGTTCGTGCGATTGAGACCATTCTTCGTCGGGACTCATGACACTCGATAAGTCCATCAAGCGAAGCGTGTGATCGGCGTCCATCACCGCGCGGTTGTAATACTGGAGCCGCAACCAGCAAATTCGTCGGTGGTAGAACTGCATGAATTCGCGATCGACTTCGCCGCACTCGTCTTCGGTCAAGACGTAAGCGGGATCGTTCAGGTGAACGTGTTGCAGTTTCTCGAGCATCGATTCATGCTCGTCGATCGATTCCCCGTCGGGACGCCCGGTCGTTTCAAGTTGCAGGATTCCCATGTCGACTCGCATCTGCAAGACGTCTCGACCATCTTTGCCCTTGGTCATGCGGACATTCAGGGTTTCGGGGTCGAACTTCCACTTTGCCAGCAAGTCGTCGATATGGGGATGTCGTTTCATCAATCCGTTCGTCTGCTATGAAAAGATAAGTCAGGAAATAGTTTGCTCGTCCTGAGCGAAAAACAACTCAGCTATCCGCGCTGTCCGGTTCGCTAGGCTGCTGTGTTCGTCAAATCAAAGTTCGTTTCGTTCACCCGCCGGATAAGTTCACCTAGTTCACCCGCGTATCAAAGTCACTTGGGTATCAAGTTCACCCGCGTATCAAGTTCGCCAGCGAGCCTTGGTCCGATTCGTACGAGCATTCAATCGCACTCACCCCAATCTAAAGGTACTTTGCCGAGCGACTTGGTGTGAACAGGATTCCAAAAAACGGCTGACAGGTTACGAGCAGTTTTGCCAAAGGCAGCGATTCCAAGGAGTATAACAACCAATTATAGCAGCCACGAATTGAACGTGAAGCATTGGCAATTCCTCACTCGCTTTTCCACGAACCGCCTCGGCCTTGCTTCTTTTGGCTGTTCTGTTTTTTTTGGTCCAAACGCCGCCGCTGACTTCCCTTGGTGGGACGAGTTTTCTTGCGTTTGATGGGTGCCGATTGGCACTCTAGCAACAAGTCAACGAGTTTTTGACGAACGTCCGCCAAATTGCGAACTTGATCCCGATACTTTTCGCTCTGCAGCACGACCTCGCCGGCTTTGTTGATGCGATTGGAATGGCGAGACAAAAAGCGACGTCGCCAATGTTCGTCCATTTCTTCGCATTGCTCGACGGACCACTTCAGCGTGACTTTGGAGTTCACCTTGTTAACGTTTTGACCGCCCGGGCCTCCGCTGCGTGCCGCGGACCAAGAAAGTTGTGCCGCCGGAATGGTCAGTCGCGAATTGATGAAGAGATCTTCCATGATGCTTCGTGAACGTCAGTCGTGCCGGTGGGTTGTGATTGAGACGCGGCGCTACACGTCAGCAGTGGTTTCAATGGAACTAGAAGGCGAATGGTCGAACGCCGGTGCGAACGTCTTCACGGGCGACGGGGTTGTGGGGACAGGTGAACGTGCCCCCGGGGTTTCCGCACGATGTATTTTTTTAGCGGCCATATTGCCCAATCGACGCAGCGTACGACCGGGCGACATCATCAAAGCACATGCCAAGCGAACCGATCCACGGATCTTGCGACGACCATAAAGTTCAGCGATCGCTTTTCGGTACTGACCGATAGAAAGGCAATCGACCACAAACATCCACGATGACGGCCAACGATTGCAACGATGGGATTGCAGGAATTCTTCGAACGTACTTTCCGTTTCGTGTCGTTCTCGCTGCCACGACGTCGCTGCAGCATACTCGTTATAAAGCTGAGCCTCGACGATACGGCGGCCGTTGATACTGCCGGTATGGAATCGATAAGACAATAAAATCGTGTCCAGGTTCGCCAATCGCGAAACTTCGCCCATCCTTAGGAACATGTCCCAATCTTCCGCGATGTCATGCTTCCAATAACCGCCGATGGAATCAAACAGCGACTTGCGAAACAGGATCGTCGGATTGCAGATCGCGTGGTGATTTTTGCGAAGTGCCGCGACGATGGAATCATGATCGAGCGGAAAGTTCGATGCCAACCCCGCACTACGTTCACCGAGGCGTCGAATCTGGCCGCCCACTAATCCCACTTCGGGATGCCTTTTCAGATAAGCCACTTGCAAGGCTAGGCGATCCGGTTCGCAAATGTCGTCGGCATCCATGCGAGCGATCAGCGGTGCGGATGCGGCGGCAATGCCAGCGTTGGCGGCCGCTTGTTGGCCTTGGTTTTCTTGTTCGATCAGGATGATGCGAGAATCAGTCTGGGCAAGCTCGCGAAGGTACGATCCTGAGCCATCGGTGGAACCATCGTTGACGACGATTAGTTCCCAATCAGCGAACGTTTGGTGAATGATCGAATCCATCGCCTGCGCCACGAAAGGCTGCGCGTTGTAGCACGCGACGACGATGGATACTTCAGGCATAGGAACGGTGCGTCAATGATCAGAGGAACGCTGCATCCGAAAGTGATGTTAAGGAATCCATTTATCGTTGTCGCCAACGGTGTTGGATTCAACGAAATTCTGGTCCTTGAACGTCGAAAACGATAGCGGTTTTAAGGATTTTATCGCCAAATGGCCGATGAAACCCACCGTATTGTAGGGTTCTTTCCGAATACGCGTCCCTTAACGGTTAGAACCGCGAATAATTCTATGGCTGTCCCCGGCTTCGCAGGTAAGAAGTCGTTTGTTAAGTTATCTTGTTGTCGCCACCGCGGAAGGGTGGCCGTTTCTACTTGAACCCTCTCAAACCCACAACTGCTCATGGCCCGTCAGGTCGTCAGTCGCAAAGCAAAAGCAGCCGAGGCCGAAGCTGCCGAACGACTCGTCGCGGAAGCGAAAGCGAAGAAAAAGTCCGGCAAACGCAAAGCCAAGAGCGCAGCGGATGTCCGCTTGCGTCTCTATTGGGGCGTCTTCAGCCAAAATCTCAAACGCGTTGCTGTGTTTGAATTTGATCAAGAAAGCGAAGCTCGCAAGCGAGCAACGGAGTTGAGCAAGGGCGGGAAATCGCCGCACTTCGTTCAACGCGTCAAAGAAGAAATCAAGCCTGAGTAGGCTGGGTGGTCGGTTGCGCTTCAGCCGGACGACGTTAAACCCTCCCCAGCCGAACTATCTCGGCTGGTCTATTCACGCTGAACCTTTCGAGATGGACGTTCCGGCTTGGTCGCAACGCGATCGGGCGAGTATTCACAGGTCAGGCATCCATGCCATCTTCTGTTGACAATCGAGTCCCCGCGGACTGGGAACCGGTGGAGCGCGTTTGGTTGGCTTGGCCTCACAACCGTGATACTTGGCCCGGCAGCGAGAACGGAACGCCGCGGTTCGATCGGATTGAATTGGTTTACTTGGATCTGATCCGCAAAATCGCTCCCCACGCGCGCGTCGGAGTTCTGGCCAGCGGCAATGTCGCTCAGCGCGCCGCCGAGATGACGCAAGGCATCGACGCGGTCGATCTATTCAACGTGCCGACCAACGATGCGTGGATGCGAGACTACGGTCCCACCTTTGTCGCCTCGCGTTCCACGGGTGAACTGCACGCGGTCAATTGGCGTTACAACGCTTGGGGTGGGAAGTATCCGCCCTGGGACGACGACGACAAGGCAGCCGCAAGGATTGCCGAACGACTTGGAATGAAGTGCGTGTCGAGTCGATTGACACTCGAAGGCGGTAGCGTTGATTTCGATGGCGATCACCGCATGCTCACGACGCCCGGATGCCTGTTGGTCGATTCCCGCAATCCGGGTTGGACCAAAGAACAGGTTTGTCGCGAAATATACGAGCAACTCGGCGTCACCGAAATTGTTTGGGTTGATGGCGGCGGACTCGATGGCGACGACACCGACGGACACATCGACCAGGTCGCTCGCTTCATCGATAAACGCAATCTGGTGGTCGCGGTGGCTGACGAAGATGATCCCAACCACGATGGACTGCGACAAAACTTGAAGCAGCTTGAATTGTGGGGCGCGTCAACGTACCCCCAGGTCACGGTCCACCCTTTGCGCATTCCGCCACCTCGTTTCATTGATTCAACGCGAGTGCCCGAAAGTTATTGCAACTACTTGCGACTTGGTCGCGACCAAATCTTGATGCCGTCGTTTGGTGCGAGTACCGACGATGAGGCAGCCGAAGTTTTGGCTGACGTGTCGGGTGCTCAGATCACTCGCGTGGATTGTCGAGACTTAGTGTGGGGCCTCGGTTCGTTGCATTGTTGCTCCCGTGAACAACCCGCTGTGAGACCAAAATGAAACTGACGCACGCTGTCGATTATCTAAACGGACTTCTCGGCGATAGACGTTCCCCGGAAGTGGCGATCATTTTGGGCAGTGGGCTCGGTGGTTTGGCTGATCTGATCGAAGATCCTCTTGCGGTCGACTATCACGACATTCCGGACTTCGTACGTTCCACCGCCGGCGGACATCGCGGGCAAATGATCTTTGGATCGCTTGGGTCGGTTTCGGTCGTCGCAATGGCGGGACGCTTTCATCGATACGAAGGATGGTCCAATGACGAGACCGCGTATCCGGTCCGCGTGATGCAGGCCTTGGGCGCGACTCGGATGATCGTTTCCAACGCTGCTGGTGGTGTAAATCCCAAGCTAAAGGTCGGCGACATCATGATCATCCGCGATCACATCAACTTGATGGGCGGAACCTTTGCGTTCAATGCCAGCGGCCGATCGAGGTTGGGTCAATCGAGTCGCCACCCGATCTATGACGAAAGCATGATGGAAGCTGCTCGTGTTGCAGCCATGCGAGCCGATTTCAGCGTCATGTTTGGATGTTACCTGGCAACCTTGGGACCGACCTACGAAACGCGGGCTGAGTACCGAATGATGCGAAAGATCGGCGGCGATGTCGTCGGGATGAGTACGGTGCCAGAGGTGTTGGCGGCTGGTGAATTGGGCATGAAAGTGCTGGGTTTATCGATGGTGAGCAATGTGGCGGACCCCGATCGCCCGAATGTGGCCGACCACCAGGAAGTTCTCGCCGCAGGGCAGGACGCAGCGGTTAGAATGGAAGCCATCGTCCGGGGCGTGCTGGCATAGCCCGCAATCTCCTGGCGACCTACTTCTGCCCTCGTCTATTCTTCCTTTCCTCGTCTCTGGATCGCAGGTCTACTGCAATGCGATCGGTGGTGAGGGGAATCAAAGCACTAAGATGTCGTCATCTGAATCGAGCAAATCCGCAACGAAGATCAGCGGATCGTCACTGGGTGATTTGTTAGCTTCGGTGCAACATCAGTTCGCCATGGACAAGATGAGTCTGGCTGAACTGCGCGAAGCGATTCATGAGATTCCCGCGTCGGCCGACGACCAAGATCTGGTCAACGTTGCGATCACGGGAGCCAACGGGCAACACAACGCACTGATGCGTTTAGATCATCCGGTGCGTTTGCAAGTGGAAGGCTCGCTCGGTGATTACGCATTCGCGTTTAGTAGCCAAGCCGATGTTCGTACCACCGGCGGAGTCGGACACGGAGTCGCCGAAGGAATGATTGGCGGAACGATTCGCGTTCGTGGTGATGCCGGTGATGGAGCGGGGGCTGCGATGAGTGGCGGAACGTTGGCCGTCTATGGCAACGCCGGTCACCGTTGTGGCGGAGCGATGCGAGGCGGTGGTATCTTCGTTCGCGGCGATGTGGGTGATGAATGTGGCATCGGTGCATTGGGAGGCATGTTGGTGATTGGCGGAAACGCGGGACACAACTTAGGCGACGCGATGAACAATGTGACGGTGTTTGTTCGCGGTAAGTACAAGAGTCTGGCACCGGGCGTCACCGAGGCTCCGCTGCGGAAACGCGAAACACTGCGGTTGGGGTTGCTGCTGATCAACGCTTCCATTCGAGGCGACTCCAAAGACTTCCGACGAATCGTTCCCGAAGCAATGTTGGCGGCCGAGATGGCTGGCCGGGGGGAAGTGAACCCGCATTGGCGCTGATCAAAGTTCGCATGTCTAACCACACCCGAAAATGCTCGCCAACATTCATGGCAACGCGGACTCAGCAAGTTGCCATGGTTTCCATTCGTCTATTTCTGGTGGCCTCGCCGTTCCGTTCACTTTCTTCTTCCATTGAATTCTTTCCGACTTATCTGCTTTGATGAATGATCGACTCGCACCACTGATTTTCATGCCGCCTCCCACGGGCAAGTTGTGGACGGGGACTTCGGCTGATGCTGGCACAGGCACCGCGGTCACGATCCGACGCAGTGATGAATCGGTGGTGAATCTGCCTTTGCCGGCGTTTTGGTTGGATCCACCTTGGCATCGCATTCCCGCGGTGGTTGCGGATGTTGTCGCCGGCATCATCGCTGACATGGGAGTGGTTGTCTCGGCGCTATTGCGTGATTTGTCCGAAGAGAGTTCACCGGCCTCGTTTCATTCAGCGGAAGTTCAGGTTCCACGCCACCGCATGATTCCCTATCGTCCCGAAC containing:
- a CDS encoding response regulator transcription factor, translating into MDNDTNASTTVYDATMVGADSILLVDDTFVLRERLALAMQQRGFRVETAGTFDEAVEVFRHRPTDLAVLDLRMPGRSGLDLLRRLLQMKPDTRIIMLSGFGSIPASIDAIRAGAVNFLSKPSDTDDILGAFVRGEEPTVPDGALAFPAPSLARNEWEHIHRVLSDCGNNISEAARRLGIHRRSLQRKLRKRAPEDPAIPQPLDDQDIDDNLDQDDES
- a CDS encoding ATP-binding protein; translated protein: MPDPSRFSLITPAPLGSSTWLLNLRTFAVAGQLATIIAARVFTDVELPYQSLFLLVLLTAVTNVAYGFTLRWPTQRHARFQDDQSSGVRHGLALGLMVLDLITLTLMLHLSGGAGNPFTFFYFVNLAVGGVMIRPRAAWILTATAVIGYTCLLFLSRSIPALSFPLDVETMPSAISHLQRVGLLFAFTTCASVVTYFVTRTAGELRARERQLLIAQAEQAASHRLEGLTTLAAGAAHELATPLSTIDVIVRELSRHLEDVAKPESVDTDLRLIDAQLDMCRQILQRMRSAAGDSMAQRWDRTTVGDLIDTTLEGIRDPHRVDVTDGTEAVESTALWVPQEAVAQAVRNLIHNGLDASGNEGRVLLSSQVSDETLQLTVVDSGDGMSSEVLHRASDPFFTTKEPGRGIGLGLFLTRNVISQLGGTLNFNSKVGQGTTATVTIPLKRDPDSQSHD
- a CDS encoding UvrB/UvrC motif-containing protein, whose amino-acid sequence is MKRHPHIDDLLAKWKFDPETLNVRMTKGKDGRDVLQMRVDMGILQLETTGRPDGESIDEHESMLEKLQHVHLNDPAYVLTEDECGEVDREFMQFYHRRICWLRLQYYNRAVMDADHTLRLMDLSSVMSPDEEWSQSHEQYRPFVLFHRTQADALGHLEEEDGETAEDAVQAINAGLEIMRAFFIKHEAEEHFDEDELVTRLVDLRESLRTEYHVGQTLKEKLAEAVEHEQYELAAQLRDELSRRHEN
- the arfB gene encoding alternative ribosome rescue aminoacyl-tRNA hydrolase ArfB → MEDLFINSRLTIPAAQLSWSAARSGGPGGQNVNKVNSKVTLKWSVEQCEEMDEHWRRRFLSRHSNRINKAGEVVLQSEKYRDQVRNLADVRQKLVDLLLECQSAPIKRKKTRPTKGSQRRRLDQKKQNSQKKQGRGGSWKSE
- a CDS encoding glycosyltransferase family 2 protein, giving the protein MPEVSIVVACYNAQPFVAQAMDSIIHQTFADWELIVVNDGSTDGSGSYLRELAQTDSRIILIEQENQGQQAAANAGIAAASAPLIARMDADDICEPDRLALQVAYLKRHPEVGLVGGQIRRLGERSAGLASNFPLDHDSIVAALRKNHHAICNPTILFRKSLFDSIGGYWKHDIAEDWDMFLRMGEVSRLANLDTILLSYRFHTGSINGRRIVEAQLYNEYAAATSWQRERHETESTFEEFLQSHRCNRWPSSWMFVVDCLSIGQYRKAIAELYGRRKIRGSVRLACALMMSPGRTLRRLGNMAAKKIHRAETPGARSPVPTTPSPVKTFAPAFDHSPSSSIETTADV
- a CDS encoding agmatine deiminase family protein — translated: MPSSVDNRVPADWEPVERVWLAWPHNRDTWPGSENGTPRFDRIELVYLDLIRKIAPHARVGVLASGNVAQRAAEMTQGIDAVDLFNVPTNDAWMRDYGPTFVASRSTGELHAVNWRYNAWGGKYPPWDDDDKAAARIAERLGMKCVSSRLTLEGGSVDFDGDHRMLTTPGCLLVDSRNPGWTKEQVCREIYEQLGVTEIVWVDGGGLDGDDTDGHIDQVARFIDKRNLVVAVADEDDPNHDGLRQNLKQLELWGASTYPQVTVHPLRIPPPRFIDSTRVPESYCNYLRLGRDQILMPSFGASTDDEAAEVLADVSGAQITRVDCRDLVWGLGSLHCCSREQPAVRPK
- a CDS encoding purine-nucleoside phosphorylase is translated as MKLTHAVDYLNGLLGDRRSPEVAIILGSGLGGLADLIEDPLAVDYHDIPDFVRSTAGGHRGQMIFGSLGSVSVVAMAGRFHRYEGWSNDETAYPVRVMQALGATRMIVSNAAGGVNPKLKVGDIMIIRDHINLMGGTFAFNASGRSRLGQSSRHPIYDESMMEAARVAAMRADFSVMFGCYLATLGPTYETRAEYRMMRKIGGDVVGMSTVPEVLAAGELGMKVLGLSMVSNVADPDRPNVADHQEVLAAGQDAAVRMEAIVRGVLA
- a CDS encoding tributyrin esterase, producing the protein MSSSESSKSATKISGSSLGDLLASVQHQFAMDKMSLAELREAIHEIPASADDQDLVNVAITGANGQHNALMRLDHPVRLQVEGSLGDYAFAFSSQADVRTTGGVGHGVAEGMIGGTIRVRGDAGDGAGAAMSGGTLAVYGNAGHRCGGAMRGGGIFVRGDVGDECGIGALGGMLVIGGNAGHNLGDAMNNVTVFVRGKYKSLAPGVTEAPLRKRETLRLGLLLINASIRGDSKDFRRIVPEAMLAAEMAGRGEVNPHWR